A portion of the Verrucomicrobiota bacterium genome contains these proteins:
- the xseB gene encoding exodeoxyribonuclease VII small subunit gives MEGSLGRLESIVEEIEQTPPPLETLIERYEEGMKLLQICREKLDAAEKRIEIITRNSRGEAALKPFEES, from the coding sequence ATCGAAGGCTCGCTTGGTCGCCTTGAGAGCATCGTGGAAGAGATCGAGCAGACTCCTCCTCCCCTGGAGACGCTCATCGAGCGCTATGAAGAGGGGATGAAGTTACTCCAGATCTGCCGGGAGAAACTCGACGCGGCCGAGAAGCGGATAGAAATCATCACGCGCAACAGTCGCGGTGAAGCGGCGCTCAAGCCGTTCGAGGAATCGTGA